Proteins from one Listeria weihenstephanensis genomic window:
- the walK gene encoding cell wall metabolism sensor histidine kinase WalK, whose protein sequence is MRRMKFFQSVQFRFVMIYLLLILVAMQVIGAYFVRELQDQLEKNFKTAITNSVNLLEYNVREEMLKYTNDDQTKLESNIQGMLLDFVRGSNDFEEVLVVDNKLKIIGTSDADNQGIVGQVSTNKMIKNTLNSGNGENKIFMGKNPKRQIWVDVSPITSKGEVIGAIYLATDIESVYEQVDSITSIFITGTLLAMIITAILGILLSRTITKPITDMKRQAFAMARGNYTRKVKVYGMDEIGQLAESFNALTKRVQEAQAMTEGERRKLSSVLSYMTDGVIATDRRGKVILINTPAEKMLKVPHESANGKPIIDVLGVSEDYSFDDLMELEEPLTMDRSTFEEPYVLRANLSVIQRETGFVNGVIAVLHDITDQEKIDQERRDFVSNVSHELRTPLTSMHSYLEALSDGAWRDEEIAPRFLEVTQSETERMIRLVNDLLKLSRMDSGRTNLDKNFVNFNDFFNHIVDRFEMMKKDDITYKRHFTREPVIIEIDEDKIMQVMDNIISNANKYSPDGGRITFFLRKREDEIEVSISDEGMGIPEEDLTKVFDRFFRVDKARSREMGGTGLGLAIARDVITAHGGEIWAERNRGKGTTISFTLPYNDLPEDDWE, encoded by the coding sequence ATGCGGAGAATGAAGTTTTTTCAATCGGTCCAATTTAGATTTGTCATGATTTATTTATTGCTCATTTTAGTAGCAATGCAGGTAATTGGGGCTTATTTTGTGCGAGAATTGCAGGATCAGTTGGAAAAGAACTTTAAGACAGCGATTACAAATAGTGTGAACTTATTAGAATATAATGTTCGTGAAGAGATGTTGAAATATACGAATGACGATCAGACGAAACTCGAGAGCAACATTCAAGGCATGTTGCTCGATTTTGTTCGTGGTAGCAATGATTTCGAGGAAGTCTTGGTCGTTGATAATAAGCTGAAGATTATTGGTACATCAGATGCGGATAATCAAGGTATTGTGGGACAAGTCTCGACGAATAAGATGATAAAAAATACGTTAAATAGCGGCAATGGCGAAAATAAAATCTTCATGGGGAAAAATCCAAAACGGCAAATTTGGGTGGATGTTTCTCCGATTACTTCAAAAGGAGAGGTTATTGGCGCCATCTATTTGGCTACGGATATTGAGTCGGTCTATGAGCAAGTCGATAGTATTACCAGCATTTTTATCACGGGGACGTTGCTCGCGATGATTATTACGGCGATTCTGGGTATCTTGTTATCAAGGACGATTACGAAGCCAATTACGGATATGAAACGGCAGGCTTTTGCAATGGCACGTGGGAATTATACGCGTAAAGTAAAAGTGTACGGCATGGATGAAATCGGTCAATTGGCGGAATCTTTTAATGCGCTAACGAAGCGGGTGCAAGAGGCTCAAGCGATGACGGAAGGTGAACGACGCAAATTATCGTCTGTCCTTTCGTATATGACGGATGGCGTAATTGCTACGGATCGGCGCGGTAAAGTTATTTTGATTAATACGCCTGCTGAGAAAATGTTGAAAGTTCCGCATGAAAGTGCGAATGGGAAGCCGATCATTGATGTGTTAGGCGTTTCTGAGGACTATAGTTTTGATGACCTGATGGAACTGGAAGAGCCGTTAACAATGGATCGGAGCACTTTTGAAGAGCCATATGTGTTACGCGCAAACCTTTCTGTTATTCAGCGTGAGACTGGGTTTGTAAATGGGGTCATTGCGGTACTACATGATATTACGGATCAGGAAAAAATTGATCAAGAACGCCGTGACTTTGTTTCGAATGTATCGCATGAACTGCGGACGCCACTTACGAGTATGCATAGTTATCTTGAGGCGCTCAGTGATGGGGCTTGGCGTGATGAAGAGATTGCGCCACGTTTCTTAGAAGTGACGCAAAGTGAGACGGAGCGTATGATTCGCCTAGTAAATGATTTGCTGAAATTATCGCGTATGGATAGTGGACGCACCAATTTAGATAAGAATTTTGTGAATTTTAATGACTTTTTCAATCATATTGTGGATCGTTTTGAAATGATGAAGAAGGATGATATTACGTATAAACGCCACTTTACGCGTGAGCCTGTGATTATCGAGATTGATGAGGATAAAATTATGCAGGTGATGGATAATATTATCTCGAACGCGAATAAGTATTCTCCTGATGGTGGCCGGATCACGTTCTTCTTGCGTAAGCGCGAGGATGAGATTGAGGTTAGTATTAGTGACGAGGGTATGGGTATTCCAGAAGAGGATTTGACGAAAGTGTTTGATCGCTTCTTCCGTGTTGATAAAGCAAGGTCTCGCGAAATGGGCGGAACTGGTCTGGGTCTTGCGATTGCGCGTGACGTGATTACCGCGCATGGTGGTGAAATTTGGGCAGAACGTAACCGTGGAAAAGGTACGACGATCTCGTTTACGCTGCCATACAATGATTTACCGGAGGATGATTGGGAATGA
- a CDS encoding ABC transporter permease — protein sequence MILQSMKMAWKQLKTSKLRSFLTMLGIIIGVSSVILLVSLGKGVTDQVNSQMGDLGSNLITVMNTSTNPNDKFTYDDAMKYKNIDGVKSVSPEISGQVKATYDYKTKDLKVIGTNEQYKDARGLKLDSGRFLLPIDVEYGQKVAVIGPNVASDLFGFSEPIGEYVRVDGMPYKVVGVLKEKGASMMGSSDDQIFIPLSAAQRMLKDTSVRTMYVETDSADDVDRVVSTLDSRLSIHFNYNASDASSGETAPYQVINQQEILNAFDTISSTLTTALGAIAGISLIVGGIGIMNIMLVSVSERTREIGIRKALGAKKRDILTQFLIESIVISVVGGIIGIAIGVSGALAFGSFAGIPSGITAPTIIGSFLFSLLIGVIFGITPANKASKLRPIDALRSE from the coding sequence ATGATCCTTCAAAGCATGAAAATGGCCTGGAAGCAGTTGAAGACAAGTAAGTTGAGATCCTTTTTAACGATGCTCGGAATTATTATTGGGGTATCATCTGTTATTTTATTAGTATCGCTTGGTAAAGGTGTTACGGATCAGGTTAATAGTCAGATGGGGGACTTAGGGTCGAACCTAATCACTGTCATGAATACATCGACCAATCCGAATGATAAATTTACGTATGATGATGCGATGAAATACAAGAATATCGATGGCGTAAAAAGTGTTTCTCCAGAAATATCAGGGCAAGTAAAAGCCACATATGACTACAAAACGAAAGATTTAAAAGTAATTGGAACAAATGAGCAGTATAAAGATGCTCGTGGTCTTAAACTAGATTCTGGTAGATTCTTGCTACCAATTGATGTGGAATATGGTCAAAAGGTGGCTGTAATTGGCCCGAATGTGGCGAGTGACTTATTTGGTTTCTCAGAACCGATTGGCGAATACGTTCGTGTCGATGGGATGCCATACAAAGTCGTGGGCGTTCTAAAAGAAAAAGGCGCTTCGATGATGGGTTCGAGTGACGATCAAATTTTCATTCCGTTATCGGCGGCTCAACGTATGTTAAAAGATACGAGTGTTAGGACGATGTATGTAGAGACGGATTCTGCGGACGATGTAGATCGCGTTGTTAGCACGCTTGACTCGCGATTATCCATCCACTTTAATTACAATGCGAGCGATGCCTCGAGTGGTGAAACAGCGCCTTATCAAGTCATCAATCAGCAAGAAATATTGAACGCGTTTGATACAATTAGTTCGACACTGACGACAGCCCTAGGCGCAATTGCTGGGATTTCGCTTATTGTTGGTGGTATAGGAATTATGAATATTATGCTAGTTTCAGTATCCGAACGGACAAGAGAAATTGGTATCCGAAAAGCTTTAGGTGCTAAAAAACGAGACATTCTAACACAATTCCTTATTGAATCGATCGTTATTAGTGTCGTCGGAGGCATAATTGGTATCGCAATTGGTGTGTCTGGTGCGCTTGCATTCGGCTCATTTGCAGGGATACCATCTGGAATTACGGCTCCAACTATAATTGGATCATTCCTGTTCTCCTTACTCATAGGTGTCATCTTTGGTATTACACCAGCGAATAAAGCTTCAAAATTACGCCCAATTGACGCATTACGGTCAGAATAA
- the spoVG gene encoding septation regulator SpoVG — MQVTDVRLRRVETDGRMRAIASITLDEEFVVHDIRVIDGNNGLFVAMPSKRGVDGEFRDIAHPINSDTRGKIQEVVLAEYVRVGEEESSAVSEDVAVEEEVTAE, encoded by the coding sequence ATGCAAGTAACTGATGTTAGATTACGTCGTGTAGAAACTGATGGAAGAATGAGAGCTATTGCTTCTATAACTTTAGATGAGGAATTTGTTGTTCATGATATTCGTGTCATTGACGGCAACAACGGTTTATTCGTAGCAATGCCAAGTAAACGTGGCGTTGACGGTGAATTCCGTGATATCGCTCACCCAATCAATTCTGATACTCGTGGTAAAATCCAAGAGGTTGTACTTGCTGAATATGTTCGCGTAGGCGAAGAAGAGTCAAGTGCTGTATCAGAAGACGTAGCAGTTGAAGAAGAAGTAACTGCTGAATAA
- the spoVG gene encoding septation regulator SpoVG, with translation MEITDVRLRRVETDGRMKAISSITIDGEFVVHDIRVIDGNDGLFVAMPSKRTPDGEFRDIAHPINSDTRAKIQDAVLVAYAEADEVVSETAEVTTETEEGNED, from the coding sequence ATGGAAATTACAGATGTGAGATTACGTCGAGTTGAGACTGATGGAAGAATGAAAGCTATTTCTTCAATTACTATTGACGGTGAATTCGTAGTACATGATATTCGCGTGATTGATGGTAATGATGGATTATTTGTAGCAATGCCAAGTAAACGTACTCCAGACGGAGAGTTTCGTGACATCGCTCACCCAATTAATTCAGATACTCGTGCTAAGATTCAGGACGCTGTTTTAGTTGCTTATGCAGAAGCTGATGAAGTTGTCAGTGAAACAGCAGAAGTAACAACAGAAACAGAAGAAGGAAACGAAGATTAA
- the yycF gene encoding response regulator YycF: MAEKKILVVDDEKPIADIVKFNLNKEGFDVYCAYDGDEAIELVEEIQPDLILLDIMLPGRDGIEVCREVRKKYDMPIIMVTAKDSEIDKVLGLELGADDYVTKPFSNRELIARVKANLRRHSTPGSTAAEEEENSELEIGSLIIHPDAYVASKRGETIELTHREFELLHYLAKHMGQVMTREHLLQTVWGYDYFGDVRTVDVTVRRLREKIEDNPSHPAWLVTRRGVGYYLRNPEQE; encoded by the coding sequence ATGGCAGAAAAGAAAATTCTAGTTGTAGATGATGAAAAGCCGATAGCAGACATTGTGAAATTTAATTTAAATAAAGAGGGTTTTGATGTATATTGCGCTTATGATGGCGATGAGGCAATTGAACTTGTAGAGGAGATTCAGCCAGATTTGATTTTGCTCGATATTATGTTGCCAGGACGCGACGGTATTGAAGTATGTCGTGAAGTCCGTAAAAAATATGATATGCCAATTATTATGGTAACGGCAAAAGACTCTGAAATTGATAAAGTATTGGGGCTAGAACTTGGCGCCGATGATTACGTGACGAAACCGTTTAGTAATCGTGAATTGATTGCACGTGTGAAGGCTAATTTACGTCGTCATAGTACGCCTGGAAGTACAGCTGCGGAGGAAGAAGAAAACAGTGAACTTGAGATTGGTTCATTGATTATTCATCCGGACGCATATGTAGCATCTAAACGTGGCGAGACTATTGAGTTAACACATCGTGAATTCGAATTGTTACATTATTTAGCGAAACATATGGGTCAAGTTATGACACGTGAACACTTACTACAAACCGTTTGGGGTTATGATTATTTCGGAGATGTACGTACGGTCGATGTAACAGTGCGACGTTTACGCGAGAAAATTGAAGATAACCCAAGTCATCCAGCATGGCTTGTAACACGACGGGGAGTAGGCTACTATTTACGTAACCCTGAACAGGAGTAA
- a CDS encoding YycH family regulatory protein, with protein MKGTKIRGVILTILVVISVFLSYSLWKVQPDYEVIDNETVKKEQIAKMRQPEQVFRPTMVYYHQNDVNYMSQNLDLVSALVKAGTTFDFSELVRMDKLSAGYQSMVHQDNSMELVFPNAVPLSIYSQVFRLKGDNFDLNSFNRITFNLNKSENGLFSVYFGNDSNEQMYQGSIQQDQVDELKEILTKQKKDLVVADQLYKNKQYLFLSDRPVKLKQQQYVIEAIDIGLFKNALFGDGSKVKGQDNSYTNGSSSMTVNPDDKVLTYVDPAQERRDTSQLSSAMKSEQIQSSFSFINDHWGWTGDYYYSGYSADTSTTAFSLFVQGLPVFNDDGMSEILVAEGTESVYKYRRPFFKLGAQISTESKEVTLPSSDSVYNELIKTVNSDDIQMIVPGYVMGYEQNNKSYNRVVELTPAWFYKYNGTWTPVKGGDA; from the coding sequence ATGAAGGGTACAAAAATAAGAGGAGTTATCCTGACTATTCTTGTAGTTATTAGCGTATTCCTAAGCTACAGCCTCTGGAAAGTACAGCCGGATTATGAAGTAATCGACAATGAGACGGTGAAAAAAGAGCAGATTGCCAAGATGCGTCAGCCTGAACAAGTTTTCAGGCCGACGATGGTTTATTATCACCAAAATGATGTGAATTACATGTCGCAGAATTTAGATTTGGTGAGTGCGCTTGTGAAGGCTGGGACGACGTTTGATTTTTCTGAGTTGGTCCGGATGGATAAGTTGAGCGCGGGATATCAAAGCATGGTGCATCAGGATAATTCGATGGAGCTTGTTTTTCCGAATGCTGTGCCGCTTTCGATTTATAGCCAAGTTTTCAGGTTGAAAGGTGATAACTTTGACTTGAATTCGTTTAATCGGATTACGTTTAACTTGAATAAGTCGGAGAATGGTTTGTTCTCGGTTTATTTTGGAAATGATTCGAACGAACAAATGTATCAGGGTTCTATTCAGCAGGATCAGGTGGATGAGTTGAAAGAAATTTTGACGAAGCAGAAAAAAGACTTAGTTGTTGCGGATCAGTTGTATAAGAATAAGCAATATTTATTTCTTAGTGATCGGCCTGTGAAGTTGAAACAGCAGCAGTATGTCATTGAGGCGATTGATATTGGTCTCTTTAAAAATGCGCTGTTTGGCGATGGTAGCAAGGTGAAGGGGCAGGATAACTCGTATACGAATGGTTCGAGTTCGATGACGGTGAATCCTGATGATAAAGTGTTGACGTATGTTGATCCAGCGCAGGAACGTCGGGATACGTCGCAGCTTAGTAGTGCGATGAAGTCGGAGCAAATCCAGTCGAGCTTTAGTTTTATTAATGATCATTGGGGCTGGACGGGGGACTATTATTATTCTGGGTATTCTGCGGATACTTCGACGACGGCATTTTCTTTGTTCGTGCAAGGCTTGCCTGTGTTTAATGATGACGGTATGTCGGAAATACTTGTGGCTGAAGGGACGGAAAGCGTGTATAAATATAGACGGCCGTTCTTTAAGTTAGGCGCGCAAATTTCGACGGAATCAAAAGAAGTGACGCTGCCAAGTTCGGACAGTGTTTATAATGAGCTGATTAAGACGGTGAATTCTGATGATATCCAAATGATTGTACCGGGTTACGTGATGGGATATGAGCAAAATAATAAGAGTTATAATCGTGTGGTGGAGTTAACGCCAGCTTGGTTTTATAAGTATAATGGTACGTGGACTCCTGTTAAAGGAGGCGATGCTTAA
- a CDS encoding efflux RND transporter periplasmic adaptor subunit, which yields MKKWVKWLIALVIIAAIVVGAVLFLGSKSGSDTTATKDLVTTKVKQGDMKINATATGAIVPQNQQAPDYDELELQVQMDELDVPNVKKNQEAKISVAALPDKTYTGKVKEIAEQGTVVNGVSSFLVTISIDDAADLKSGMTADASILVNEKANALYVPIEAVQKNDDDKYYVLIPKKGSNNTTKEVKQYITTGLHNEDNIEVTKGLEKGDEVILPSKSSSSQQPGF from the coding sequence ATGAAAAAATGGGTTAAATGGTTGATTGCCTTAGTGATTATTGCGGCAATTGTAGTTGGAGCAGTATTATTCTTAGGCTCGAAATCAGGATCAGATACAACGGCGACAAAAGACCTTGTTACAACGAAAGTAAAACAAGGGGACATGAAAATAAATGCAACAGCAACTGGAGCAATCGTTCCGCAAAATCAACAAGCGCCTGACTATGATGAATTAGAGCTTCAGGTTCAAATGGATGAATTAGACGTGCCAAATGTGAAAAAAAATCAAGAAGCGAAAATTTCGGTGGCAGCACTTCCAGATAAAACATACACCGGTAAAGTCAAAGAAATCGCCGAGCAAGGAACTGTTGTAAATGGCGTATCATCTTTCTTAGTTACGATCTCAATAGACGATGCTGCGGATTTAAAATCAGGAATGACAGCAGATGCATCGATTTTGGTTAACGAAAAAGCAAACGCGCTTTATGTTCCAATCGAGGCTGTTCAAAAAAATGATGACGATAAATATTACGTATTGATCCCTAAAAAAGGAAGCAACAATACGACAAAAGAAGTGAAACAATATATCACGACTGGACTTCACAATGAAGATAATATCGAAGTCACGAAAGGCCTAGAAAAAGGTGATGAGGTCATTTTACCATCCAAATCAAGCTCATCCCAGCAACCAGGATTTTAA
- the purR gene encoding pur operon repressor — protein sequence MKIRRSERLIDMTQFLLSHPRKLVPLTLFAERYGSAKSSISEDLVIIKKTFEDRGIGTLETVPGAAGGVKYISIADNADVLDFVQTLCNRIAEPNRLLPGGYLYLSDLLGEPVTLSQIGKILATKFNKQKIDAIMTVATKGIPIAQAVAEHLNVPFVIVRRDSKVTEGSTVSINYVSGSSKRIEKMELSKRSLPEGSNVVIVDDFMKAGGTINGMKNLLEEFNAKLVGIGVLVESEYAEERLVDDYVSLVKIKNVNVKEKQIQVVEGNYFNYPNE from the coding sequence ATGAAAATTCGGCGTAGCGAGCGATTAATTGATATGACACAATTTTTATTAAGCCATCCGCGAAAACTTGTTCCACTGACTTTGTTTGCAGAGCGTTATGGTTCAGCTAAATCATCGATCAGTGAAGATTTAGTTATTATTAAGAAAACATTTGAAGATAGAGGCATCGGCACGCTTGAGACGGTCCCAGGAGCTGCTGGTGGCGTGAAATACATTTCAATTGCAGATAATGCGGATGTGCTCGATTTCGTGCAGACGCTCTGTAATCGCATTGCAGAGCCTAACCGTTTATTGCCAGGTGGTTATTTATACTTATCAGATTTGCTAGGTGAGCCGGTGACACTAAGCCAAATTGGTAAAATTTTAGCAACTAAATTTAATAAACAAAAAATCGATGCCATTATGACGGTTGCCACAAAAGGAATCCCGATTGCGCAAGCCGTAGCGGAACATCTAAATGTACCATTCGTTATCGTGCGTCGCGACAGTAAAGTAACAGAAGGATCCACTGTGAGCATCAATTACGTCTCCGGATCAAGTAAGCGTATTGAAAAGATGGAGCTGTCTAAACGCAGTCTGCCAGAAGGCTCTAATGTTGTTATCGTAGATGATTTCATGAAAGCTGGCGGAACGATTAACGGTATGAAAAACTTACTAGAAGAGTTCAACGCCAAATTAGTAGGTATCGGCGTATTGGTCGAGTCTGAATATGCGGAAGAACGTCTAGTGGATGATTACGTATCACTTGTTAAAATTAAAAATGTGAACGTCAAAGAAAAACAAATCCAAGTCGTAGAGGGTAATTACTTCAATTATCCAAACGAGTAA
- a CDS encoding ABC transporter ATP-binding protein translates to MASPLIDMKNLTKTYTLGGETFKALDNVTLAVEQGEFLAIVGPSGSGKSTLMNMIGCLDVPDSGQYHLDGVDVATLNDNKLSAIRNKKIGFIFQQFNLLTKLSALENVELPLIYGGVSAAKREEIALECLRKVSLTDKKQNLPTQLSGGQQQRVAIARALAANPQILLADEPTGALDSKTGKEVMAILQELNRAGNTIVMITHDLDIASYGTRTIRIQDGQLFNEGVVK, encoded by the coding sequence ATGGCAAGTCCACTTATTGATATGAAGAACTTAACGAAAACATATACACTTGGCGGTGAGACATTTAAAGCACTAGATAATGTTACACTTGCCGTTGAACAAGGCGAATTTTTGGCAATCGTTGGACCTTCTGGCTCTGGTAAATCAACCTTGATGAATATGATCGGTTGTTTAGACGTACCAGATTCAGGACAATACCATTTAGATGGTGTCGACGTGGCAACGCTAAATGATAATAAACTATCAGCTATTCGTAATAAGAAAATCGGTTTCATTTTTCAACAGTTTAATTTATTGACGAAACTATCTGCTTTAGAAAATGTCGAATTACCGCTAATTTATGGTGGAGTGAGCGCGGCCAAACGAGAAGAAATTGCGTTAGAATGTCTAAGAAAAGTGAGTTTGACAGATAAGAAACAAAATCTGCCGACGCAACTTTCTGGTGGACAACAACAACGTGTCGCTATTGCACGTGCACTAGCTGCTAATCCTCAAATTTTACTAGCCGATGAGCCAACAGGTGCTTTGGACTCCAAGACGGGAAAAGAAGTTATGGCTATTTTGCAGGAATTAAACCGTGCGGGAAATACAATTGTGATGATAACACATGATCTTGACATCGCGAGTTATGGAACAAGAACGATTCGGATTCAAGACGGTCAACTTTTCAATGAGGGGGTAGTGAAATGA
- the glmU gene encoding bifunctional UDP-N-acetylglucosamine diphosphorylase/glucosamine-1-phosphate N-acetyltransferase GlmU has protein sequence MMNRYAIVLAAGQGTRMKSKLYKVLHPVCGKPMVEHVVDQISQLQTDKIVTIVGHGAEQVQTHLQDRSVFALQEEQLGTAHAVLQAKDVLGDKEGVTLVVCGDTPLIQGHTMEALMKYHHEKRAKATILTTVLDNPAGYGRIIRDDLGIVEKIVEQKDASEKEQRVNEINTGTYCFDNKALFEALSKVSNENAQGEYYLPDVIKILKDDDEVVAAYRMENAKESLGVNDRVALAEAQEIMRHRINEKHMRNGVTLIDPANTYIDVDAQIGQDTIVGPNVAIHGKTVIGEDCEITGASVLDNAILGDRVEVRHSSIYDSKVGNDVQVGPYSHLRPESDISEGVKIGNFVETKKATIGKNSKIPHFIYMGDAEIGENVNIGCGSIAVNYDGKNKAKTIIGDDVFIGCNSNLVAPVKIGNRAFVAAGTTVTKDVPEDALAISRTKQENKEGYAKKLNFGK, from the coding sequence ATGATGAATAGATATGCAATTGTTTTGGCGGCTGGGCAAGGTACGAGAATGAAGTCGAAGCTTTATAAGGTTTTGCATCCAGTTTGTGGGAAGCCGATGGTGGAGCATGTAGTAGATCAAATAAGCCAACTTCAAACTGATAAAATTGTGACGATTGTTGGACATGGCGCGGAACAAGTACAGACTCATTTGCAGGATAGAAGTGTGTTTGCTTTGCAAGAGGAACAGTTGGGGACTGCTCACGCGGTTTTACAAGCAAAAGACGTCCTAGGAGACAAAGAAGGTGTAACGCTCGTTGTATGTGGCGATACGCCCCTTATTCAAGGTCATACGATGGAAGCTTTAATGAAGTATCATCATGAAAAACGTGCTAAAGCAACTATTTTGACGACTGTTTTAGATAATCCTGCTGGTTATGGACGAATTATTCGTGATGATCTAGGAATTGTGGAAAAGATAGTGGAACAAAAAGATGCATCTGAAAAAGAACAGCGCGTGAATGAAATTAATACGGGAACTTATTGTTTTGATAACAAAGCTTTATTCGAAGCTCTTTCCAAAGTATCTAATGAGAATGCACAAGGCGAATATTATTTGCCAGATGTCATCAAAATTCTAAAAGATGATGATGAAGTCGTTGCAGCATACCGGATGGAAAACGCGAAGGAATCACTTGGCGTAAATGACCGCGTAGCCTTGGCGGAAGCTCAAGAAATCATGCGTCATCGTATCAATGAAAAACATATGCGTAATGGTGTCACATTAATTGATCCTGCGAACACGTATATTGATGTGGACGCTCAGATCGGCCAAGATACAATTGTTGGTCCTAATGTTGCGATTCACGGAAAAACCGTTATTGGTGAAGATTGCGAAATTACAGGAGCTAGCGTGCTTGATAACGCCATTTTAGGCGATCGTGTTGAAGTGCGACATTCTTCTATCTATGACAGTAAAGTTGGCAACGATGTTCAAGTGGGCCCATACTCTCACTTACGTCCTGAATCTGACATCAGTGAAGGCGTGAAAATCGGTAATTTTGTAGAGACGAAGAAAGCAACCATTGGCAAGAATTCAAAGATCCCGCACTTTATCTACATGGGTGACGCGGAAATTGGCGAAAATGTAAATATCGGTTGTGGTTCGATCGCAGTGAACTACGACGGCAAAAATAAAGCCAAAACAATCATTGGTGACGACGTATTTATTGGTTGCAACTCCAACTTGGTAGCGCCTGTCAAAATTGGCAATCGCGCATTTGTAGCAGCAGGAACAACGGTTACAAAAGATGTGCCTGAGGATGCACTTGCCATTTCTCGCACAAAACAAGAAAATAAAGAAGGTTACGCGAAAAAATTAAATTTTGGTAAGTAA
- a CDS encoding ribose-phosphate diphosphokinase: MSNDYFDPKLKIFSLNSNQALAAEIAEVAGINLGKSSVTHFSDGEIQINIEESIRGCHVYVVQSTGFPVNQNLMELLIMIDALKRASAKTINIVMPYYGYARQDRKARSREPITAKLVANLIEKAGATRMITLDLHAPQIQGFFDIPIDHLNAVRLLSNYFSSHHIDEDLVVVSPDHGGVTRARKMADRLKAPIAIIDKRRPRPNVAEVMNIVGNVEGKVAILIDDIIDTAGTITLAANALIESGATKVYACCSHPVLSGPAIERINNSPIEKLIVTNSLVLPEDKWIDKIEQLSVGPLLGEAIVRVHKNESVSPLFD, from the coding sequence ATGTCTAACGATTATTTTGATCCAAAGTTAAAAATTTTCTCTTTAAATTCCAACCAAGCACTGGCGGCGGAAATCGCGGAAGTAGCGGGAATTAATTTAGGGAAGTCCAGCGTGACCCATTTTAGTGATGGCGAAATTCAGATTAATATTGAAGAAAGTATCCGTGGTTGTCACGTCTATGTCGTACAATCCACTGGTTTTCCTGTAAACCAAAATCTGATGGAACTTTTGATCATGATTGATGCACTTAAGAGAGCTTCAGCAAAAACGATTAACATTGTGATGCCATACTACGGTTATGCACGTCAAGACCGTAAAGCGCGTAGCCGTGAGCCGATCACAGCGAAACTCGTAGCAAACCTGATTGAAAAAGCAGGAGCTACACGCATGATTACACTAGATCTTCATGCACCACAAATTCAAGGTTTCTTCGATATTCCAATCGATCATTTGAATGCTGTGCGTTTGCTATCTAATTATTTCAGTTCACATCATATTGACGAAGATTTAGTTGTTGTATCACCAGATCACGGTGGCGTGACGAGAGCCCGTAAAATGGCGGATCGTTTGAAAGCTCCGATTGCGATCATTGATAAACGTCGTCCGCGTCCAAATGTTGCCGAAGTAATGAACATCGTTGGTAATGTAGAAGGTAAAGTCGCTATTTTAATTGATGATATTATTGATACGGCGGGTACGATTACACTTGCAGCTAATGCTTTGATTGAGAGTGGCGCGACAAAAGTATACGCTTGTTGTTCGCATCCTGTTTTATCAGGCCCAGCAATTGAACGTATCAACAACTCACCAATTGAAAAACTAATCGTGACGAATTCGCTAGTTTTACCAGAAGATAAATGGATCGACAAAATCGAACAATTATCTGTAGGACCACTTTTAGGCGAAGCGATCGTCCGCGTACACAAGAATGAATCAGTAAGTCCATTATTCGATTAA